The window TGGCGGCATCGTCGACCCGGGAGCGGTCGTTGCAGATGAGCAATCCCGGATATGGCTCGACCGGGTGTCTCTCGCAATGCCGCCCGCGTCAGCCCCCGTCAGGGTCGCCAGCGGAGCAAAGGTCAGGTGTTACCGGACAGCGGCTTTCCGAAGCCCGCCCCAGGTGCAGGGATCGCTCGAGGTTTACCAAGCGTGACCGCAGAGGGCGTGGCTGCATAGCCATAGCTTGGCGCCGCACGCGGCCGCGCCCCTTTCCTCTCGATGACGGTGCTCATCGCCAATCCGACGCCGGCAAGCATCCACAGGACCGGCATGGTCGATCCCCCGAGCGAGTCGCTTGAGGAATTGCTGATGATGAACAGGACGATTGCGACCAGCACGAGCCCGGCCGATCTGAAGAGCTGCCTGTTATAGGCACTCGCGTGAATTCCATACGCGAGCTTCTTGGAAACACGAATTACCGAGTAGATCACGAGCAGGAAGAAAGCCACGATCAGTAGCAGGCCGACGATCCCGGTTTCCAGCAGGTAGTTGATGAAGACATTGTGCGCGTGCGTGTAGTTGATGCACGCATTGGCATTCCCGCCCCCGATCCCGAAAACCGGTTTTTCCAGCATGCAATTGATGGAGTCCTGCCACATCCCGCCGCGCGATTGCGTACTGTCGGCGCGGTCCGGATTGGTGATGAACTCTTCAAGCTTGCGGTAGAAGTAGTTGTTGTAGGTCTTCAGGCCGAAGACGATTGCAGCGAGCCCTGTGACGGCCGCAATGAGCCCCGCAATAGCGCCGCCAAGCGCCTCGACCGCCCGGCCTTCACGCGCCGGCAGCCAGAAGAACATCACCGGGAGGATGAGAATTGCAAGGGCGATGTTCGTTTTCGATCCTGCCGTCACCAGCACGAATACCAGCGCCGCCATCACGAAGAGCCACAGTTTGCGGTTCAAAAGTCCGGGCAATTGCGCGAGGACAAGAGCAACGAGAGCAACCATCGCCAGCTGGTTCGGGTGCTCGAGAAAGCCGTTGCTTCGATAGGACCAAAGATCCCAGAAAACCAACTCGCCCAGCGGACGGTAGAAATAACCGATCACGAGTGCGGGCACAGTCGCGACCCCGCCGTAGAGAAATGCCCGAACGACCTTCCGCAGACGCTCTGCGTCCAGCGTGACGAACTGCACGAACGAGACTAGGTAAAGAACTCCGAAAACCCAGCGGCTGAGGAACCTGATGGTGAGAACCGGGTCCGGCGCGACGACCATGGATGCCATGCCAACGAGGATCATCGCCGTGCTGACCCACAGGATCGGGTGCAGCGCTTGGCGGGTCACATGCGGGATGGCGTCGCCGAAGACCATCCACTGGAACACGCAGGCGCCAAAGGCGATGACGATGAATATCTGGGTCGCAGAAACCGTGAAGGATTCCGGTCCGATCCCCCAGGCGAACCAGAAGGAAAAGGTCGCCAAGGCGATGCTGATGAAGCCCACCTTGCTGGAGACCGAAGCATCCACCTGATCGATCAGCGGCAGAGTATTCGACGTGCTATGGTACGGTGCTTGATTCACTTCGCCATCAATCTATCGGAAGCACGCGCGGATTCGCAATCCAGCGGCTGTCGGAGCCACCGGTTGGAGCGAACACTCGTATCTGGGCGAGCATGCATTCCGGCCCCACGACAAGCAGTCGGTAGAATGAGCCTTCTTCGAAAATGGCAGGACCGAGTTCCATCGGGCGCGTAGGTAGTGCGCAATCGGCCGAAAGCAGCAGGTCGGGACGTCCGG of the Qipengyuania gaetbuli genome contains:
- a CDS encoding O-antigen ligase family protein; this translates as MNQAPYHSTSNTLPLIDQVDASVSSKVGFISIALATFSFWFAWGIGPESFTVSATQIFIVIAFGACVFQWMVFGDAIPHVTRQALHPILWVSTAMILVGMASMVVAPDPVLTIRFLSRWVFGVLYLVSFVQFVTLDAERLRKVVRAFLYGGVATVPALVIGYFYRPLGELVFWDLWSYRSNGFLEHPNQLAMVALVALVLAQLPGLLNRKLWLFVMAALVFVLVTAGSKTNIALAILILPVMFFWLPAREGRAVEALGGAIAGLIAAVTGLAAIVFGLKTYNNYFYRKLEEFITNPDRADSTQSRGGMWQDSINCMLEKPVFGIGGGNANACINYTHAHNVFINYLLETGIVGLLLIVAFFLLVIYSVIRVSKKLAYGIHASAYNRQLFRSAGLVLVAIVLFIISNSSSDSLGGSTMPVLWMLAGVGLAMSTVIERKGARPRAAPSYGYAATPSAVTLGKPRAIPAPGAGFGKPLSGNT